From Bacteroidia bacterium, the proteins below share one genomic window:
- the groL gene encoding chaperonin GroEL (60 kDa chaperone family; promotes refolding of misfolded polypeptides especially under stressful conditions; forms two stacked rings of heptamers to form a barrel-shaped 14mer; ends can be capped by GroES; misfolded proteins enter the barrel where they are refolded when GroES binds) yields MAKIINFDSEAREKLKRGVDTLANAVKVTLGPKGRNVVIDKKYGTPTVTKDGVTVAKEIELKDPIENMGAQLIKEAASKTADIAGDGTTTATVLAQAIITAGLKNLASGANPMGLKRGIDKAVAAVVEHLKKQSKTISNNIEIKQVGTISANNDTEIGEIIADAMSKVGKDGVITIEEAKGRETYVKTVEGMQFDRGYLSPYFVTDPEKMTVEYENAHVLIYDKKISSMKELLPILERQVQTGSPLLIIAEDVEGEALATLVLNRIRGALKVVAVKAPGFGDRRKAMLEDIAILTGGTVISEERGLKLENATLDMLGRVGKVIIDKDDTTLIEGKGKEADIKARIAQIKSQIESTTSEYDKEKLQERLAKLSGGVAVLYIGAPTEVEMKEKKDRVNDALHATRAAVQEGIVPGGGVALVRAIEALDNVKYEDPDEKTGIDIIRRALEEPLRCIVKNAGGEGAVIVQKVLEGSGDFGYNARTETFENLFSSGVIDPTKVTRVALENAASVASLLLTTECVITDEPKEEPSAASGNVPSNMY; encoded by the coding sequence ATGGCAAAGATCATCAATTTTGACAGCGAAGCAAGAGAAAAGCTAAAAAGAGGGGTTGATACCTTAGCAAATGCTGTAAAAGTAACCCTCGGTCCTAAGGGGCGCAATGTAGTAATTGATAAAAAATATGGTACTCCTACCGTAACAAAAGACGGGGTTACTGTAGCCAAAGAAATTGAACTAAAAGACCCCATTGAAAACATGGGCGCCCAACTTATCAAAGAAGCAGCATCAAAAACTGCTGATATTGCAGGAGATGGTACTACTACAGCTACAGTGTTAGCTCAAGCTATAATTACCGCAGGTTTGAAAAACTTGGCTTCTGGAGCTAATCCCATGGGTTTGAAGCGTGGTATTGACAAAGCAGTAGCAGCTGTAGTCGAACACCTCAAAAAACAATCTAAAACTATCTCTAACAACATTGAAATTAAACAAGTAGGTACCATCTCTGCTAACAATGACACTGAAATTGGCGAAATAATAGCCGATGCAATGAGCAAAGTAGGCAAAGATGGTGTAATTACAATAGAAGAAGCCAAAGGTCGCGAAACGTATGTAAAAACTGTAGAAGGTATGCAATTTGACCGCGGCTACCTATCTCCCTATTTTGTAACTGACCCTGAAAAAATGACCGTAGAATATGAAAACGCCCATGTACTCATCTATGACAAAAAAATCTCCTCAATGAAGGAACTCTTACCTATACTAGAAAGACAAGTTCAAACCGGATCACCTTTGCTTATCATAGCTGAAGATGTTGAGGGAGAAGCACTAGCCACATTAGTACTCAACCGTATTCGTGGAGCATTGAAAGTGGTAGCTGTCAAAGCGCCTGGCTTCGGTGATAGACGCAAAGCAATGTTAGAAGATATTGCTATTTTGACAGGAGGTACTGTTATTTCTGAAGAGCGCGGGCTTAAACTAGAAAATGCTACCCTAGACATGCTCGGACGTGTAGGTAAAGTCATAATAGACAAAGATGACACTACCTTAATTGAAGGTAAAGGAAAAGAAGCAGACATTAAGGCAAGAATAGCCCAAATCAAGTCTCAAATTGAGAGCACTACTTCTGAATACGATAAAGAAAAATTACAAGAACGCTTAGCTAAACTTTCAGGAGGCGTAGCCGTACTCTATATTGGCGCACCTACCGAAGTAGAAATGAAAGAGAAAAAAGATCGTGTAAACGATGCCCTTCATGCAACACGTGCAGCAGTACAAGAAGGTATTGTACCTGGTGGAGGAGTAGCACTTGTACGCGCCATTGAAGCCCTTGATAATGTTAAATACGAAGACCCTGATGAAAAAACAGGTATTGACATTATCCGCAGAGCGTTAGAAGAACCTTTACGTTGCATTGTTAAAAATGCAGGCGGTGAAGGTGCTGTAATTGTACAAAAAGTGTTAGAAGGTTCTGGGGACTTTGGATACAATGCTCGTACAGAAACATTTGAAAATCTATTTAGCTCTGGTGTAATCGATCCTACCAAAGTTACTCGTGTAGCGCTTGAAAATGCGGCTTCTGTAGCTTCTCTACTACTTACTACTGAATGCGTCATTACAGATGAGCCTAAGGAAGAACCTTCTGCTGCAAGCGGAAACGTACCTAGCAATATGTACTAA